In a genomic window of Rhododendron vialii isolate Sample 1 chromosome 12a, ASM3025357v1:
- the LOC131309984 gene encoding stemmadenine O-acetyltransferase-like has translation MKVEVEVISSDTIKPSTPTPPHLRHYRLSFLDQVIPPVFMPLLLFYPQTAATSSFTQEHKSNNLKISLSQTLTKFYPLAGRVVNNIHVDCSDAGVPYTEARSHCRLSDLISDPSPSEFIKFLPCEFGDVGDVPLAVRVNFFDCGGVVVSLAISHKVADGFASIFFMNCWAAAGRGGDGDVASPWLDGADLFPPREMAGFNPRTGMVKDPIVTKRFVFAASKISSLIDKCTDDSSPDPKRPTRIEALSAFVWTRFMASAHTENDPNKIYTLLHAVNLRTRANPPLPDHYFGNISRIAITVPSMIDGRPKCYEIVNQMRGVIRKVDEEYVRMLGEGDNHLNTLKERASMFTKGEMVSLNFTSLCRFPLYDADFGWGKPVWVSTAPMPFKNLVVFMDTHSGDGIEAWVNLKAEDMAKFEADEELLAFVSPTKGAD, from the exons atgaaggTTGAAGTGGAAGTCATAAGCAGTGACACCATAAAACCCTCCACCCCAACGCCACCGCACCTCCGCCACTACCGCCTCTCGTTCCTCGACCAAGTCATTCCCCCAGTCTTCATGCCTCTCCTCCTCTTCTACCCCCAAACGGCCGCCACCTCCAGCTTCACTCAAGAACACAAATCCAACAACCTCAAAATCTCCCTCTCCCAGACCCTAACAAAGTTCTACCCACTCGCCGGCCGCGTCGTAAACAACATCCACGTCGACTGCTCCGACGCCGGGGTCCCCTACACCGAGGCCCGGTCCCACTGCCGGCTGTCGGACCTTATTTCCGACCCGAGCCCTTCCGAGTTCATTAAGTTTCTTCCGTGCGAATTTGGAGATGTTGGAGATGTACCGTTGGCCGTTAGGGTGAATTTTTTCGACTGTGGGGGTGTGGTGGTTTCTCTGGCTATTTCTCATAAGGTGGCTGATGGGTTTGCGTCTATTTTCTTTATGAATTGTTGGGCGGCGGCTGGCCGTGGGGGGGATGGCGATGTGGCGTCGCCTTGGCTGGACGGGGCGGACCTGTTCCCGCCGAGGGAGATGGCGGGGTTTAACCCCAGAACTGGGATGGTGAAGGACCCGATTGTGACCAAGAg GTTTGTGTTCGCTGCCTCTAAAATCTCTTCTCTCATAGACAAGTGCACTGACGATTCAAGCCCTGATCCGAAACGCCCGACCCGCATAGAAGCCCTCTCCGCCTTCGTATGGACTCGTTTCATGGCCTCCGCCCATACCGAAAACGACCCCAACAAAATCTACACCCTTCTCCACGCCGTTAACTTGCGCACGAGGGCCAATCCTCCTCTCCCCGACCACTACTTCGGCAACATCAGCCGGATCGCGATAACGGTGCCATCGATGATCGACGGCCGACCGAAGTGTTACGAGATTGTCAACCAG ATGAGAGGCGTGATAAGGAAAGTCGACGAAGAGTATGTACGGATGCTCGGCGAGGGCGATAACCACTTGAACACTTTGAAAGAGAGGGCCTCCATGTTCACCAAGGGGGAGATGGTCTCGTTGAACTTTACTAGCTTGTGCAGGTTCCCTTTGTACGATGCCGATTTTGGGTGGGGGAAGCCGGTGTGGGTTAGTACAGCTCCGATGCCGTTCAAGAACCTGGTTGTTTTCATGGACACGCATTCGGGCGACGGTATCGAGGCGTGGGTGAATTTGAAGGCGGAGGACATGGCTAAATTCGAAGCAGACGAGGAGTTGCTTGCGTTTGTTTCGCCAACCAAGGGTGCTGATTGA